A single window of Haliotis asinina isolate JCU_RB_2024 chromosome 5, JCU_Hal_asi_v2, whole genome shotgun sequence DNA harbors:
- the LOC137283360 gene encoding trypsin-1-like, producing the protein MATFCLLAFLVAAVSAAPSTLDITPGCGGNLVGYKYPDKYIVGGEEAAAHAYPWMTAMYYRGSFRCGGSLIMGNNGRSYILTAAHCTVNTNANQWEMRLGRHDLAADETNERQHIGVDQVINNPSYSSSTYNWDISLLRLAKNPNITPYVRPGCFPIGDITAGENSFVSGWGALTEGGSSPDKLQVVNKPILSHQTCRNQLGANSYFETNMLCAGVEAGGLDACQGDSGGPLMAIRGGRVEIVGIVSWGYGCARPGLPGVYSSAVKSKAWVNSYINN; encoded by the exons ATGGCCACATTCTGTCTCCTCGCATTCCTTGTTGCGGCAG TATCTGCCGCACCCTCCACATTGGACATTACCCCCGGTTGTGGGGGTAACCTCGTGGGCTACAAGTACCCCGACAAATACATTGTAGGGGGTGAAGAGGCTGCTGCTCACGCTTACCCATGGATG ACTGCCATGTACTATCGCGGATCCTTCCGATGTGGCGGTTCCCTCATCATGGGAAATAACGGAAGGAGTTACATCCTCACAGCAGCTCACTGCACAGT GAACACCAACGCCAACCAGTGGGAAATGCGTCTTGGTCGCCATGACCTTGCTGCCGATGAGACCAACGAACGTCAGCACATCGGTGTTGATCAGGTCATCAATAACCCTTCCTACAGTTCAAGCACCTATAACTGGGATATTTCCCTGTTGAGGTTGGCCAAAAACCCGAATATAACACCATACGTGAGGCCTGGATGTTTCCCTATTGGTGACATTACCGCTGGGGAAAATTCTTTCGTCAGCGGCTGGGGCGCTCTCACAGAGG GCGGTTCCTCACCAGACAAGCTTCAGGTTGTAAATAAACCTATCCTCAGCCACCAAACCTGCAGAAACCAGCTTGGAGCCAACAGTTACTTCGAGACCAACATGCTGTGCGCCGGTGTTGAGGCCGGCGGCCTTGATGCCTGTCAG GGAGACAGCGGCGGTCCTCTGATGGCGATCCGTGGAGGAAGAGTCGAGATTGTTG GTATCGTGAGCTGGGGCTACGGTTGTGCCAGACCTGGGCTTCCAGGTGTGTATTCCAGCGCAGTCAAGTCAAAGGCCTGGGTGAACAGCTACATCAACAACTAG